From the Leptospira sp. WS60.C2 genome, one window contains:
- the prmC gene encoding peptide chain release factor N(5)-glutamine methyltransferase — MAEQPGTLLYYLKRSTEFLEKKEIPNPRVDAEWLLSDLLGLPRIKLYSNFEMPLSQKEIDLYRERIVERSKRKPVAYITGKKGFHQFEYLVTEDVLIPRPETEELVDFLYKQKETLKEEFPNGLNIWDLCSGSGCIGLSLLQLLQPMHVVLSDLSEKAIEISKSNAEKLNLTNASFYVSNLDASLPNNLQFEIIVSNPPYIPESEKNQIMPDVLEYEPHLALFVSDIIGFHKSLFKAVKQRLKPGGWFLMETHPDYIQELENLALTLGFVSPRKILDSSNKERFLFLKTV, encoded by the coding sequence ATGGCGGAACAACCAGGCACTTTACTTTATTATCTCAAACGTTCTACTGAATTTCTAGAAAAAAAAGAAATTCCGAATCCTCGTGTCGATGCTGAGTGGCTTTTATCAGATCTTCTCGGTTTACCACGCATCAAACTCTATTCCAATTTTGAGATGCCCCTTTCCCAAAAAGAAATTGATTTGTATAGGGAGCGGATTGTGGAACGAAGCAAACGAAAACCTGTCGCTTACATTACAGGGAAAAAAGGCTTTCATCAATTTGAATACTTAGTCACAGAAGATGTTCTCATTCCAAGGCCTGAAACAGAAGAACTCGTTGATTTTCTTTACAAACAAAAAGAAACTCTAAAAGAAGAATTTCCGAATGGTCTAAACATTTGGGATTTGTGTTCGGGAAGCGGTTGTATAGGTCTTAGCCTTTTACAACTATTACAACCGATGCACGTTGTGCTTTCTGATCTCTCTGAAAAAGCAATCGAGATTAGTAAATCTAATGCGGAGAAACTCAACCTAACAAATGCCAGTTTTTATGTTTCCAATTTAGATGCATCACTTCCAAACAATTTACAATTTGAAATCATTGTCTCAAATCCACCTTACATTCCTGAGTCAGAAAAAAATCAGATTATGCCCGATGTTTTGGAATATGAACCCCATTTGGCTTTGTTTGTTTCCGATATCATCGGTTTTCATAAGTCCCTTTTTAAAGCCGTAAAACAAAGGTTAAAACCAGGTGGTTGGTTTCTAATGGAAACCCATCCCGATTACATCCAGGAATTAGAAAACTTGGCACTAACTCTAGGATTTGTTTCCCCTAGGAAAATTTTGGACAGCTCTAATAAGGAACGTTTTTTGTTTCTGAAAACTGTATAG
- a CDS encoding decaprenyl-phosphate phosphoribosyltransferase has product MIYLYLKLMRIPQWIKNIILFAGLIFSKRIFDIPSFTKVCLAFLFFSLVASCQYVFNDFLDQKEDAKHPEKRHRPLASGALDSGIALAITGAILPVALIGSYKLSPVFFYLTIFYLMFNMLYSKVLKHIVILDVMSISIGFVLRAIAGAVVIGVEFSHWLLLCTFMLALFWGFSKRRGEIHILKTDAGKHRKILEEYSIEFLDLMMAVVATLTLVSYVMYTVSSETAKSLGTPYMVYTVPIVVYAIFRSLYIIYIKNMGHNPTRAILTDVSVLVSGVIWLLLILFLMFGNLSGHPPVYQ; this is encoded by the coding sequence ATGATCTACCTATATTTGAAACTCATGCGGATCCCACAGTGGATCAAAAATATCATCCTCTTTGCAGGACTTATTTTTTCAAAACGAATCTTCGACATTCCTTCCTTCACAAAGGTTTGTTTGGCTTTTTTGTTTTTTTCTTTAGTAGCAAGTTGTCAGTATGTGTTTAATGACTTTTTGGACCAAAAAGAAGATGCCAAACACCCAGAAAAAAGACATAGACCTCTTGCAAGTGGAGCCTTGGACTCAGGCATTGCACTTGCGATCACTGGTGCCATATTACCTGTTGCGTTAATTGGTTCGTATAAACTTTCTCCCGTTTTCTTTTATCTCACTATTTTTTACTTAATGTTTAACATGTTGTATAGCAAAGTGTTAAAACACATTGTCATCTTAGATGTGATGAGTATCTCCATTGGTTTTGTGTTACGAGCCATTGCAGGTGCTGTTGTGATCGGAGTGGAGTTTTCCCATTGGTTGTTACTTTGTACGTTTATGTTGGCACTCTTCTGGGGTTTTTCAAAACGAAGAGGAGAGATTCATATCTTAAAAACCGATGCTGGAAAACATCGTAAGATCTTGGAAGAATATTCCATAGAGTTTTTGGATTTGATGATGGCTGTGGTTGCAACTTTAACTCTTGTGAGTTATGTAATGTATACGGTTAGTTCTGAAACTGCAAAAAGTTTAGGAACACCGTATATGGTCTATACCGTACCCATTGTTGTGTATGCAATCTTTCGGTCTCTGTATATTATCTATATCAAAAATATGGGTCACAATCCCACAAGAGCCATCCTTACCGATGTGAGCGTTCTTGTTTCAGGAGTGATTTGGCTCCTTCTCATCTTATTTTTGATGTTTGGGAACTTATCAGGCCATCCACCAGTCTACCAGTAG
- a CDS encoding TlpA family protein disulfide reductase, whose translation MKIWKQLPYGWKVVFAFVFFFSATLGFAYFKARDTNPNVPIEALATTPTEANSWKGHPKVVYFWATWCTVCKAYAPILEANLKFLPKETMFLSVLESEDSEEMKDVLANLSKEGKRPIYTADYRMLKEWRISAYPTTLFLNGDGKVIFADSGILSPIGFWIRSFLLRFF comes from the coding sequence ATGAAAATTTGGAAGCAGTTACCATACGGGTGGAAGGTAGTTTTCGCCTTTGTTTTCTTTTTTTCGGCCACGTTAGGATTTGCCTACTTTAAAGCAAGGGATACCAATCCAAATGTTCCCATTGAAGCATTAGCGACCACTCCAACCGAAGCAAATTCCTGGAAAGGTCACCCCAAAGTTGTGTATTTTTGGGCCACTTGGTGCACCGTTTGTAAGGCATACGCACCCATACTGGAAGCCAATCTTAAGTTTTTGCCGAAGGAAACTATGTTTCTCTCCGTTTTGGAATCCGAGGATTCAGAAGAAATGAAGGACGTTTTGGCAAATCTTTCCAAAGAGGGAAAACGTCCCATTTACACAGCCGACTACCGAATGCTTAAAGAATGGAGAATTTCTGCCTATCCCACGACTCTATTTTTGAATGGAGACGGCAAAGTGATTTTTGCAGATTCTGGAATTTTAAGCCCAATTGGATTCTGGATTCGTTCTTTTCTTCTGCGCTTTTTTTAA
- the fusA gene encoding elongation factor G, whose protein sequence is MTSATQATKRDPKLERIRNIGISAHIDSGKTTLTERILFYTNKIHAIHEVRGKDGVGATMDSMDLERERGITIQSAATYATWKDITINIIDTPGHVDFTIEVERSLRVLDSAIMVLCGVAGVQSQSITVDRQMKRYNVPRVAFINKLDRTGANPWRVIEQLREKLHLNAHAVQLPIGLENDLKGVVDLVEMKAYYFEGPNGQDIKITEIPDELKDQANEKREALLDAVSLFSDELTEEMLEGTPSEARIKEAIRRGVLALKFVPVFMGSAFKNKGVQRLLDGVADYLASPYDVVNTAKEIGNEENELVLDSDPEKPLVCLAFKLEDGRYGQLTYVRVYQGRLEKGMTIYNSSNNKRHNIGRLVRMHSNEMEDITKAEAGDIVALFGIDCASGDTFTDGKTKLTMESMFVPNPVISLTIECKESKQLPNLAKALNRFTKEDPTFQTEIDKESGQTIIKGMGELHLEVYIERMKREYGVDLVTGAPQVAYRETITKSAEFDYTHKKQTGGQGQFSRVAGYIEPIPQEEGKDYEFVDKIVGGSIPREYIGSCDKGFRSCLERGSLIGFPIIGVRCVINDGAYHDVDSSDMAFQIGARYGFRQGFAKAAPIILEPIMRVEVEGPTEFQGAILASVNQRRGMILNTTEENGYAKIEAEVPLADMFGYSTVLRSSTQGKAEFAMEFSKYAPVPRNVAEELMKKYKVNNKDEE, encoded by the coding sequence ATGACCTCTGCGACGCAAGCAACCAAACGTGATCCAAAATTGGAAAGAATCCGTAACATCGGAATTTCCGCACACATTGACTCTGGTAAAACAACCCTTACCGAACGTATTCTATTTTATACGAACAAAATTCATGCCATCCACGAAGTTCGTGGAAAAGACGGTGTGGGTGCTACTATGGATAGTATGGACCTCGAACGAGAAAGAGGGATTACCATCCAGTCAGCGGCAACGTATGCCACTTGGAAAGACATTACCATCAACATCATTGATACTCCCGGCCACGTTGACTTCACCATCGAAGTAGAACGGTCCCTACGTGTCCTTGATTCTGCGATTATGGTTCTTTGTGGGGTGGCGGGAGTACAATCTCAGTCCATCACGGTAGACCGCCAGATGAAACGTTACAACGTTCCACGTGTTGCCTTTATCAACAAACTCGACAGAACGGGTGCAAACCCATGGCGTGTGATCGAACAACTTCGTGAAAAACTCCACCTGAATGCACACGCGGTCCAACTTCCTATCGGATTGGAAAACGACCTGAAAGGGGTTGTGGACTTAGTGGAGATGAAAGCCTATTACTTTGAAGGCCCAAATGGACAAGATATCAAAATCACTGAGATCCCAGATGAGCTAAAAGACCAAGCAAACGAGAAACGTGAAGCCCTTCTCGATGCGGTGTCCCTTTTCAGTGACGAACTCACAGAAGAAATGTTAGAAGGTACTCCTTCTGAAGCTCGCATCAAAGAAGCGATCCGACGTGGGGTTCTTGCACTTAAATTTGTTCCTGTGTTTATGGGTTCTGCCTTTAAAAACAAAGGAGTACAAAGACTTCTAGATGGAGTTGCTGATTACCTTGCCTCTCCGTATGATGTTGTGAACACAGCAAAAGAGATTGGAAATGAAGAAAACGAACTCGTTTTAGATTCTGATCCAGAAAAACCACTCGTTTGCCTTGCCTTCAAATTGGAAGACGGACGTTACGGTCAGTTAACATACGTTCGTGTTTACCAAGGTAGACTCGAAAAAGGGATGACGATCTACAATTCGTCAAACAACAAACGTCATAACATCGGACGACTCGTTCGTATGCACTCAAACGAAATGGAAGATATCACCAAAGCAGAAGCTGGTGACATCGTTGCCCTATTCGGGATCGATTGTGCGTCTGGGGATACATTCACTGATGGAAAAACAAAACTCACTATGGAGTCTATGTTTGTTCCAAACCCAGTGATCTCTCTTACCATCGAATGTAAAGAGTCAAAACAACTTCCAAACCTTGCGAAGGCTCTCAACCGATTCACAAAAGAAGACCCGACCTTCCAAACAGAAATTGATAAAGAATCTGGTCAGACCATCATCAAAGGGATGGGAGAACTCCACCTCGAAGTATACATCGAAAGGATGAAACGTGAGTATGGTGTGGATCTTGTGACTGGTGCACCTCAGGTGGCATATCGTGAAACCATCACAAAATCAGCAGAATTTGATTACACTCATAAAAAACAAACGGGTGGTCAAGGTCAGTTCTCTCGTGTAGCTGGTTACATCGAACCAATCCCACAAGAAGAAGGAAAAGACTACGAATTCGTAGATAAAATCGTGGGTGGATCCATCCCTCGTGAGTACATCGGTTCTTGTGATAAAGGTTTCCGTTCTTGTTTAGAGAGAGGATCCCTCATTGGATTCCCTATCATTGGAGTTCGTTGTGTAATCAATGACGGTGCTTACCATGATGTGGATTCATCCGATATGGCGTTCCAAATTGGAGCTCGTTACGGATTCCGCCAAGGTTTCGCAAAAGCAGCACCAATCATCCTCGAACCAATCATGCGCGTGGAAGTAGAAGGACCAACAGAATTCCAGGGAGCCATCCTTGCATCTGTAAACCAAAGACGTGGTATGATCTTAAACACAACAGAAGAGAACGGTTATGCAAAAATTGAAGCAGAAGTTCCTCTTGCTGATATGTTTGGATACTCTACTGTGCTTCGTTCTTCTACCCAAGGAAAAGCAGAGTTTGCGATGGAATTCTCCAAGTATGCTCCTGTTCCAAGAAACGTAGCGGAAGAGCTCATGAAAAAATACAAAGTCAACAACAAAGACGAAGAATAA
- a CDS encoding amidohydrolase family protein, whose protein sequence is MTRPILLQSASLFRNGKMETMDFLFTGETITNIESSISASKDMFTLSLKGKKLYPGFINSHDHLLASYLPKVGGTEKHLSWLSYDNLYKSSGVFAERQQIDPEILYYLGAYKNVFAGVTSVFDHIPHFVQNPFRGILPVKLISDYTLAHSVGNYSLDWGEGPALEYRMAEHANLPFVTHLAEGLDDDSKQSLRYLEKMDALGAHSVLVHCLPFGPKEADKIAEKGASVVWCPTSNLHIFGKTTNIKLFLERGVNVCLGTDSSPSGSSHLLEELRTAKSVYFGMYGDELPESTLFAMITENPRKAFRLGNPNALMPGLKSDFIVVNDEKNPSTLNVSNLHWKHIDLVVIDGYPIYGSVEFLSLFQEFGLGTEEFSIEGKNKLVAGSPKKLMKQVSDSVGYKKSLAFLPNF, encoded by the coding sequence ATGACTCGTCCCATCCTTTTACAATCTGCTTCTTTGTTCCGAAATGGGAAAATGGAAACGATGGATTTTCTCTTCACAGGAGAAACCATCACTAATATAGAATCCTCCATTTCCGCAAGCAAAGATATGTTCACCCTATCTTTGAAAGGTAAAAAATTATATCCTGGTTTTATCAATTCCCATGATCATTTACTTGCAAGTTATCTGCCAAAAGTGGGAGGAACAGAAAAACATCTGTCTTGGTTATCCTATGATAATTTATACAAAAGTTCAGGAGTGTTTGCCGAACGCCAACAAATTGATCCAGAAATTTTATACTACCTTGGCGCTTACAAAAATGTGTTTGCTGGCGTGACCTCTGTATTTGATCACATCCCCCATTTTGTACAAAATCCATTTCGTGGAATTTTGCCTGTAAAATTGATATCAGATTATACTTTGGCACACTCTGTTGGAAATTACAGTTTAGATTGGGGTGAAGGTCCTGCCTTGGAATACCGAATGGCAGAACATGCAAATCTTCCCTTTGTCACACACTTAGCCGAAGGATTGGACGACGATTCGAAACAATCCCTTCGTTATTTAGAAAAGATGGATGCCCTTGGCGCACATTCTGTACTCGTACATTGTTTACCATTTGGACCAAAAGAAGCCGATAAAATCGCAGAAAAAGGTGCATCCGTTGTTTGGTGCCCTACTTCCAATCTTCATATCTTTGGAAAAACAACCAATATCAAACTTTTCTTAGAAAGAGGAGTTAACGTTTGTTTGGGGACTGATTCTTCTCCCAGTGGTTCCAGCCATCTATTAGAGGAATTAAGAACAGCAAAATCTGTTTACTTCGGAATGTATGGAGACGAATTACCTGAATCCACATTATTTGCCATGATCACGGAAAATCCAAGAAAGGCATTCCGATTGGGAAATCCCAATGCACTTATGCCTGGACTCAAAAGTGATTTTATCGTTGTGAATGATGAGAAAAATCCATCTACCTTAAATGTATCCAATTTACATTGGAAGCACATAGATTTGGTTGTGATCGATGGTTATCCGATTTATGGATCTGTTGAATTTTTGTCACTCTTCCAAGAGTTTGGTTTGGGTACAGAAGAATTTTCGATTGAAGGGAAAAACAAGTTGGTTGCGGGTTCACCAAAAAAACTCATGAAACAAGTTTCTGACAGTGTCGGTTACAAAAAGAGTTTGGCTTTTTTACCTAATTTTTGA
- a CDS encoding potassium transporter TrkG produces the protein MHFARLKRFFKTLSFARVVCLGFFAAIILGSFALYVSEEGELSYVDSLYLSASSICVTGLSPIPLSGLRPTTHWIMLFLIQLGGLGIISFTVIVGFLITKGISRNARFNAFVGAAIDTQTETESLATNEVNRILLSIINISFSIEILGAIGLYLHMPEGVEGENTRWFFSLFTAVSSFNNAGFSITDDLSALRLDPFSLYIVSGLVIFGGIGFPVIILLEKVLLTIFVRLMYRIEVVAETLMMEKALKTGNVPKFLLLPAQFSAILENRIEEYNKHLRGETTRIQSKLLVYGSFALLLFGFFGIYFLERSNPHTFHGMDMMDKISNAFFMSVCSRTAGFSTMDLGHLNDATVIIITVLMFIGGGPQGTAGGIKITTFVLLLAYLKNVIQPAKPVMLFGEIVSKNSVAVAIRVYFLATIALAFVFILLGILDQNQHSLHVIFFELISSFSTVGFTLNLTSQLGDIEKLFYAAVMYVGRVGIFTVLIAATGHSGVPKMGTVDDGIKIQVG, from the coding sequence ATGCATTTTGCGCGATTGAAGCGATTTTTTAAAACCTTGTCTTTTGCCCGAGTGGTTTGCCTGGGTTTTTTTGCTGCCATTATCCTTGGTTCTTTTGCTCTGTATGTTTCAGAGGAAGGAGAGTTATCCTATGTGGATAGTCTCTACTTGTCTGCTTCCTCCATCTGTGTGACAGGACTGTCTCCCATCCCTCTCTCGGGCCTTCGTCCCACCACTCATTGGATCATGTTGTTTCTCATCCAGCTCGGTGGTCTTGGGATCATCAGTTTTACTGTGATTGTTGGGTTTCTCATTACCAAAGGGATTTCCAGGAATGCTCGTTTCAATGCGTTTGTTGGGGCGGCTATCGACACTCAAACGGAAACAGAGTCTCTTGCCACGAATGAAGTGAACCGGATTTTACTTTCCATCATCAATATCTCATTTTCCATCGAAATTTTAGGAGCCATTGGGCTTTACCTTCACATGCCAGAAGGAGTAGAAGGGGAAAACACTCGTTGGTTTTTTTCTCTGTTTACCGCTGTTTCCTCTTTCAATAACGCTGGTTTTTCGATTACCGATGATCTGAGTGCCCTAAGGCTCGATCCATTTTCGCTCTATATTGTTTCAGGACTTGTGATTTTTGGAGGGATTGGATTTCCTGTGATCATCCTTTTGGAAAAAGTATTACTCACAATTTTTGTTCGACTCATGTATCGAATTGAAGTGGTAGCTGAGACTTTGATGATGGAAAAGGCATTAAAGACAGGAAATGTTCCCAAATTTTTATTATTACCTGCTCAATTCTCTGCGATTTTAGAAAATAGAATTGAGGAGTATAACAAACATTTACGTGGGGAAACCACGCGGATTCAATCCAAACTTTTAGTATATGGATCTTTTGCTTTGTTATTATTTGGTTTTTTTGGAATCTATTTTTTAGAACGATCCAATCCACATACCTTTCATGGTATGGATATGATGGATAAAATCTCAAACGCCTTTTTTATGTCTGTGTGCTCTCGGACGGCAGGTTTTTCTACCATGGATTTGGGACACCTTAATGATGCCACAGTCATTATCATCACCGTACTTATGTTCATTGGTGGTGGGCCACAGGGAACGGCCGGTGGTATAAAAATTACCACCTTTGTTTTGTTACTTGCCTATTTAAAAAATGTCATTCAACCTGCAAAACCCGTTATGTTGTTTGGTGAGATTGTTTCCAAAAATTCAGTTGCTGTAGCGATACGGGTTTACTTTTTAGCAACGATTGCACTTGCATTTGTATTCATTTTACTTGGTATTTTGGATCAGAACCAACATTCTTTACATGTGATTTTTTTCGAATTGATATCTTCTTTTTCCACAGTGGGATTCACCTTGAATCTGACTTCTCAGTTAGGAGATATTGAAAAATTGTTTTATGCTGCCGTGATGTATGTTGGTAGAGTGGGAATCTTTACTGTTCTCATTGCTGCCACAGGTCACTCCGGCGTTCCTAAAATGGGAACTGTGGACGATGGCATAAAAATCCAAGTGGGTTAA
- a CDS encoding tetratricopeptide repeat protein: protein MSGPIVRNYKGGSIVYFEKDKAEDIFVLQKGRVVLTYTNVNGVELKEDVKLGEFFGVKSAIGRYPREETAQVIGAATVLVFKVPEFEKFVSDKTHLIIKMLKVFSSQLRQVHRQVREILGQGEAKNPAFELMNVAEVFYKNGNFEHAAYAFEKYLHHYPDGMYVDRANQLMDLARKKTPFPLTIQELVYKPEPGSQTGKLQEMLKTMAVPPAGAASSVDPNSILSQYDKASTMMNAGKYAEAIELFKTVSERTDSVTQEEEQFVENSLFYMGKSSFKAKDYPSAISHFSNFIKRYPKGLLLKENLYHLALATDASGDKEKAKQLFQKVTQMPPMDDSISEDAKSKLKGGR from the coding sequence GTGTCAGGTCCTATAGTACGTAATTACAAAGGTGGTTCGATTGTCTATTTCGAGAAAGATAAGGCAGAGGATATCTTTGTACTACAAAAAGGAAGAGTTGTACTAACTTACACGAATGTGAATGGTGTGGAGCTCAAAGAGGATGTGAAACTCGGAGAGTTTTTTGGTGTGAAAAGTGCCATTGGTCGCTATCCAAGAGAAGAAACAGCTCAAGTCATAGGAGCAGCAACGGTTCTTGTCTTCAAAGTTCCCGAATTCGAGAAGTTTGTCTCAGACAAAACCCATCTCATCATCAAAATGCTAAAAGTTTTCTCGAGCCAGTTGCGCCAAGTACATAGACAAGTTAGGGAAATCCTTGGTCAAGGCGAGGCGAAGAACCCTGCGTTCGAACTCATGAACGTTGCGGAAGTTTTTTATAAAAATGGAAACTTTGAACATGCAGCCTATGCGTTTGAAAAATACTTACATCATTATCCGGACGGAATGTACGTTGATCGAGCCAATCAATTAATGGACTTAGCTCGTAAAAAAACACCATTCCCTCTCACCATACAAGAGTTAGTTTACAAACCTGAACCAGGCTCCCAAACAGGAAAACTACAAGAGATGTTAAAAACCATGGCAGTTCCACCAGCTGGTGCAGCTTCCAGTGTAGACCCTAATTCCATTCTCTCACAATATGACAAAGCATCCACTATGATGAATGCCGGCAAATATGCTGAGGCGATTGAACTTTTTAAAACAGTATCAGAACGAACAGACTCAGTCACCCAAGAAGAAGAACAGTTCGTAGAAAATTCACTCTTTTATATGGGAAAATCTAGTTTTAAGGCCAAAGACTATCCAAGTGCCATTTCCCATTTCTCAAACTTTATCAAACGATATCCAAAGGGTCTCTTACTGAAGGAAAACTTATACCACTTAGCACTTGCGACTGATGCTTCTGGGGACAAAGAAAAGGCAAAACAACTATTTCAAAAAGTCACTCAGATGCCTCCTATGGATGACAGCATCTCCGAAGATGCCAAATCCAAACTCAAAGGAGGTAGATAG
- a CDS encoding Crp/Fnr family transcriptional regulator, which translates to MLEAMFGKFGKVFQPNEVLFCEYEPGNDFYLIKEGKVKITKTIGTSIKTLDVLEAGDILGEMAILEEQPRSATAIAVTEVKALNFNRANFEMLMTKNPALAMKLLHIFSFRIYDQKRRLMILLMDDIVGKVCDVFVMLYEKQYNNDVYNEIILSATVDDIANWCAQPVGEVQKVLMQYVKTGKLDLYPDKIVIHNISDFQRIVNQKRKPT; encoded by the coding sequence ATGTTAGAAGCGATGTTCGGAAAATTTGGTAAAGTATTCCAACCGAATGAAGTTTTGTTTTGTGAATACGAACCAGGAAATGATTTTTACCTCATCAAAGAAGGAAAAGTAAAAATCACAAAAACCATCGGCACAAGTATTAAAACATTAGATGTATTGGAAGCTGGCGATATTTTGGGAGAGATGGCAATTTTGGAAGAACAACCGAGATCTGCCACTGCCATTGCGGTCACTGAAGTCAAAGCACTCAATTTCAATCGTGCTAACTTTGAGATGCTGATGACAAAGAACCCTGCTCTTGCAATGAAATTATTACATATTTTTTCCTTTCGGATTTATGACCAAAAAAGACGCCTCATGATCCTTCTTATGGATGATATTGTAGGGAAAGTCTGTGACGTCTTTGTGATGTTATACGAAAAGCAGTATAACAATGATGTGTATAATGAAATCATTCTCTCTGCCACGGTGGATGACATTGCCAACTGGTGTGCCCAACCCGTGGGCGAAGTCCAAAAAGTCCTCATGCAATATGTAAAAACTGGAAAACTTGACCTCTACCCAGACAAAATTGTTATTCACAATATCTCCGATTTCCAAAGGATAGTGAATCAGAAACGTAAACCTACGTAA
- a CDS encoding polyhydroxyalkanoate synthesis regulator DNA-binding domain-containing protein encodes MKLLKRYANRRLYDPETSSTITLEDVAKMIIGGEEIKVQDNLSGEDITPKILGQTFLKVSLGQRNEDFSNFMLTSLIRETGRDISGLFERLVLGGIGANYLTRERLEKIVNSMVELGELKEVDFSLYREDLLRKMASRASEKKEQIQKDLEKFSQSILEEDKATLGDLSEKLKEVAEKLKEN; translated from the coding sequence ATGAAGCTCCTCAAGCGATACGCAAACCGTAGGCTCTATGATCCAGAAACGAGTTCCACAATTACATTAGAAGATGTGGCGAAGATGATCATCGGTGGGGAAGAAATCAAAGTTCAAGACAATCTATCTGGGGAAGACATCACACCGAAAATCCTCGGACAAACATTTTTAAAAGTCAGCCTTGGGCAAAGAAACGAAGATTTTTCCAATTTTATGTTAACATCGCTCATCCGTGAAACTGGTAGGGACATTTCTGGTCTTTTTGAACGTTTGGTTCTTGGGGGAATTGGTGCCAATTACCTGACTCGAGAACGTCTGGAAAAAATTGTCAATTCCATGGTCGAACTTGGTGAATTGAAAGAGGTCGACTTTAGCCTCTACCGTGAGGATTTACTAAGGAAAATGGCATCTCGCGCCAGTGAGAAAAAGGAACAAATTCAAAAGGATTTGGAAAAATTCAGCCAATCCATATTGGAAGAAGACAAAGCCACTCTCGGTGACCTTTCTGAAAAATTAAAAGAAGTCGCAGAAAAATTAAAAGAAAATTAA
- a CDS encoding peptidoglycan DD-metalloendopeptidase family protein: MRKQGLIVLISMGLTQFPMSAKQTPKQNLPHAYRVTKGDTWYGIARKLNVSPETLAKLNGRTIGENLFENEKLQIPKHEAIKSVPSETKGIQKIAYPLLQKERIQKKFSELTYDPHKGIQFQRGNSSLVRASFPGTVVHVDYMDGYENFVILQHENGLYSVYGNLDRIQVTEGQQVKAKDRLGILTKDKGLYFQLNQNKSNLNPELVLQRGYE; this comes from the coding sequence ATGCGAAAACAAGGACTGATTGTTTTGATTTCTATGGGATTGACTCAATTCCCAATGTCTGCCAAACAAACCCCAAAACAAAACCTACCCCATGCCTATCGTGTTACCAAAGGGGATACTTGGTATGGAATTGCCCGTAAATTGAATGTTTCACCAGAAACCTTGGCCAAGTTAAATGGAAGGACAATTGGCGAGAACTTATTCGAGAATGAAAAATTACAGATCCCCAAACACGAAGCAATAAAATCGGTTCCGTCTGAAACAAAGGGCATACAGAAAATCGCCTATCCACTCCTCCAAAAAGAAAGAATTCAAAAGAAATTCTCTGAACTCACATATGACCCACACAAAGGAATCCAATTCCAGCGAGGAAATTCCTCTCTTGTGCGAGCCAGTTTTCCAGGTACGGTTGTGCATGTGGATTATATGGATGGTTATGAAAATTTTGTGATTTTACAACACGAGAATGGACTGTATTCGGTTTATGGAAATTTAGATAGGATTCAAGTCACAGAAGGTCAACAAGTGAAAGCAAAAGATAGATTGGGAATCCTAACAAAAGACAAAGGTTTGTATTTTCAACTCAACCAGAACAAATCCAATTTAAATCCAGAACTGGTTTTACAAAGAGGATACGAATGA